The following are encoded together in the Micromonospora lupini genome:
- a CDS encoding type II toxin-antitoxin system VapB family antitoxin: MIFRAVRDGRPYPEHNLTLKQWAEIPPRPLRLDQLITTKRELALDKLLAEDSTFYGDLFPHVVQWNGGLYLEDGLHRALRAALQQRNQIHARVLVLSGPIE, from the coding sequence GTGATCTTCAGAGCGGTCCGGGACGGGCGTCCCTACCCGGAGCACAACCTGACGCTCAAGCAGTGGGCGGAGATTCCGCCCCGTCCGCTGCGTCTGGACCAGTTGATCACCACCAAGCGCGAGTTGGCGCTCGACAAGCTCCTCGCCGAGGACTCGACCTTCTACGGCGACCTCTTTCCGCACGTGGTCCAGTGGAACGGTGGGCTCTACCTGGAGGACGGCCTGCACCGCGCCCTGCGTGCCGCCCTGCAACAGCGCAACCAGATCCACGCCCGCGTGCTGGTGCTCTCCGGACCGATCGAGTGA
- a CDS encoding acyl-CoA dehydrogenase family protein, producing MTALDLLDLDPSLSAEERQIRDVVRQLVDDRVRPHVAAWYEEGRVPARELAREFGKLGLLGMHLTGYGCAGASAVAYGLACQELEAGDSGLRSLVSVQGSLAMYAIWRYGSEEQKQRWLPAMATGEAIGCFGLTEPDHGSDPASMTTRARRDGDDWMLTGAKMWITNAPIADVAVIWARTDEGVRGFAVPMDTPGVTAREISRKMSLRASVTGEIALDDVRLPADAQLPDAIGLKAPLSCLTEARYGIVWGSLGAARDCLETALAYATSRTQFGRPLAGFQLTQAKLADMAVELVKGQLLALHLGRLADAGRLRPEQVSVGKLNNVREALAIARQCRTILGANGVSGEYPVMRHANNLESVLTYEGTSEIHQLVVGQRLTGLSAFA from the coding sequence ATGACTGCCCTCGATCTGCTCGACCTGGACCCGTCGCTCAGCGCGGAGGAGCGGCAGATCCGCGACGTCGTCCGCCAGCTCGTCGACGACCGGGTCCGCCCGCACGTCGCCGCCTGGTACGAGGAGGGCCGCGTGCCGGCCCGCGAGCTGGCCCGCGAGTTCGGCAAACTCGGCCTGCTCGGCATGCACCTGACCGGCTACGGCTGCGCCGGCGCCTCCGCCGTCGCGTACGGGCTGGCCTGCCAGGAGCTGGAGGCCGGCGACTCCGGGCTCCGCTCGCTGGTCTCGGTGCAGGGCTCACTGGCGATGTACGCCATCTGGCGCTACGGCAGCGAGGAGCAGAAGCAGCGCTGGCTGCCGGCGATGGCCACCGGCGAGGCGATCGGCTGCTTCGGCCTGACCGAGCCCGACCACGGCTCCGACCCGGCGTCCATGACCACCCGCGCCCGCCGCGACGGCGACGACTGGATGCTCACCGGCGCCAAGATGTGGATCACCAACGCGCCGATCGCCGACGTCGCCGTCATCTGGGCACGCACCGACGAGGGCGTGCGCGGATTCGCCGTACCCATGGACACGCCCGGCGTCACGGCCCGCGAGATCAGCCGCAAGATGTCCCTGCGCGCGTCGGTGACGGGCGAGATCGCGCTCGACGACGTCCGGCTTCCGGCCGACGCCCAACTACCCGACGCGATCGGGCTCAAGGCGCCGCTGAGCTGCCTCACCGAGGCTCGGTACGGCATCGTCTGGGGCTCACTCGGCGCAGCACGGGACTGCCTGGAGACCGCCCTGGCGTACGCCACCAGCCGCACCCAGTTCGGCCGCCCGCTGGCCGGGTTCCAACTCACCCAGGCCAAGCTCGCCGACATGGCCGTCGAACTGGTCAAGGGTCAACTGCTCGCGCTGCACCTCGGCCGGCTCGCCGACGCCGGCCGACTCCGCCCCGAGCAGGTAAGCGTGGGCAAGCTGAACAACGTGCGGGAGGCCCTGGCCATCGCCCGGCAGTGCCGCACCATCCTCGGCGCCAACGGCGTCTCCGGGGAGTACCCGGTGATGCGGCATGCGAACAACCTGGAGAGCGTCCTGACGTACGAGGGCACCTCCGAGATCCACCAGCTCGTCGTCGGCCAGCGGCTCACCGGGCTCTCCGCCTTCGCCTGA
- a CDS encoding DUF4230 domain-containing protein: MAREAGINEPTREFPGYPTGDDLKERSAATPDPTMDTPGGTGGPPSGEVGGGGGASGGGGAARGLLLLLGAAALAVVVLLGVQATGFLPDFRNPFAKEQTDRSQPPLLKSIQDLSRYVAAEGNFQVVVDTQNDRRNVPDFLLNERTLFVGAGSVEAYVDFTKIGEGAIVQSADGKSVEIKLPAPQLGETNLDMEKSYVFAEQRGLLNRLGDLVGNDPNRQQQVYQLAEDRITAAARDSGLSARAEENTRKMLEGLLRSLGFQQVTVTYTAP; the protein is encoded by the coding sequence ATGGCCCGCGAAGCTGGCATCAACGAGCCCACGAGGGAGTTCCCCGGTTATCCGACCGGCGACGACCTCAAGGAGCGCTCGGCGGCGACACCCGACCCGACCATGGACACACCAGGTGGCACCGGTGGCCCCCCGAGCGGTGAGGTCGGCGGGGGCGGCGGTGCGAGCGGTGGTGGCGGTGCGGCCCGTGGGCTGCTCCTGCTTCTCGGTGCCGCCGCGCTGGCCGTGGTGGTGCTGCTCGGCGTGCAGGCGACCGGGTTCCTGCCCGATTTCCGTAACCCGTTCGCCAAGGAGCAGACCGACCGCAGTCAGCCGCCGCTGCTGAAGTCGATCCAGGACCTCAGCCGCTACGTGGCCGCCGAAGGCAACTTCCAGGTCGTGGTCGACACCCAGAACGACAGGCGCAACGTCCCGGACTTCCTGCTCAACGAACGCACCCTGTTCGTCGGGGCCGGCAGCGTCGAGGCGTACGTCGACTTCACCAAGATCGGTGAGGGCGCCATCGTGCAGTCCGCCGACGGCAAGTCGGTCGAGATCAAGCTCCCCGCGCCGCAGCTCGGCGAGACAAACCTCGACATGGAGAAGAGCTACGTCTTCGCCGAGCAGCGCGGCCTGCTCAACCGGCTCGGCGACCTGGTCGGCAACGACCCCAACCGGCAGCAGCAGGTCTACCAGCTGGCCGAGGACCGGATCACCGCCGCCGCCCGGGACAGCGGGCTCTCCGCCCGCGCCGAGGAGAACACCCGCAAGATGCTGGAGGGGTTGCTGCGCTCGCTGGGCTTCCAGCAGGTCACGGTCACCTACACCGCACCCTGA
- a CDS encoding PspC domain-containing protein has product MSRKLVRPRQGRMLAGVCAGLGQRFGMSAGMVRLLFLLSLLLPGTQVIVYLILWVLMPNEDRYLASTGH; this is encoded by the coding sequence ATGAGTCGCAAACTGGTTCGGCCCCGCCAGGGGCGCATGCTCGCCGGTGTCTGCGCCGGCCTCGGTCAGCGGTTCGGCATGTCCGCCGGGATGGTTCGGCTGCTGTTCCTGCTGTCACTGCTGCTGCCCGGCACCCAGGTGATCGTCTATCTGATCCTCTGGGTCCTCATGCCGAACGAGGACCGCTACCTCGCCTCCACCGGCCACTGA
- a CDS encoding IS30 family transposase, with product MPGQRLSSAERAQIEVLFGQGLSCPQIGQVIGRDRSTVWRELSRNHCGTGGRVPTGQRHPHGPAPGYVAGVGYPKGWGGVYRWKYCHRNAQGKADERARRLREGKLRPRWGRAWPPLWETVRDRLTQRHSPQQIARSLRREFPDRPEMWVSHETIYQAIYFQARGGMRQELARQVALRSGRTGRRQQSRQASALRGRPWVRDFHISTRPAEVADRAVPGHWEGDLVIGARGSSAIVTLVERATRYVMLGALPESRVSEQVIETLTGLMRRLPAELRKTLTWDQGIEMIRHPVFTLATDCKVYFCDPHSPWQRGSNENTNGLLRQYFPRSSTDFRTWSQDDLDAVARELNGRPRQTLDWQNPAEVLHKHLVATAA from the coding sequence ATGCCGGGGCAGAGGTTGTCGTCCGCGGAGCGGGCGCAGATTGAGGTGTTGTTCGGTCAGGGGTTGAGTTGTCCGCAGATCGGGCAGGTGATCGGGCGGGATCGCTCGACGGTGTGGCGGGAGTTGTCGCGGAATCACTGCGGTACGGGGGGTCGGGTGCCGACGGGTCAGCGGCATCCGCATGGTCCTGCTCCGGGGTATGTGGCGGGGGTGGGCTACCCGAAGGGGTGGGGTGGGGTGTATCGGTGGAAGTACTGTCACCGCAACGCTCAGGGCAAGGCGGATGAGCGGGCGCGGCGTCTTCGTGAGGGGAAGTTGCGTCCGAGGTGGGGGCGGGCGTGGCCGCCGTTGTGGGAGACGGTCAGGGATCGTCTGACGCAGCGGCATTCGCCGCAGCAGATCGCCCGGTCGTTGCGGCGGGAGTTCCCCGACAGACCGGAGATGTGGGTGTCACACGAGACGATCTACCAGGCGATTTACTTCCAGGCCCGGGGTGGGATGCGCCAAGAACTCGCCCGGCAGGTCGCTCTGCGCTCAGGACGCACCGGCCGCCGCCAGCAGTCACGACAGGCCAGCGCGCTGCGGGGACGCCCGTGGGTGCGTGACTTTCACATCTCGACTCGCCCGGCGGAGGTCGCTGACCGGGCCGTGCCGGGGCACTGGGAAGGTGACCTGGTCATCGGCGCCCGAGGGTCCAGCGCGATCGTCACCCTCGTCGAGCGGGCCACCCGGTATGTGATGCTCGGCGCTCTGCCCGAATCGCGGGTCAGTGAACAGGTCATCGAGACCCTCACCGGTCTCATGCGCCGCCTGCCGGCCGAGTTGCGTAAGACCCTGACCTGGGACCAGGGCATCGAGATGATCCGGCATCCCGTGTTCACCCTGGCCACCGACTGCAAGGTCTACTTCTGCGACCCCCACAGCCCGTGGCAACGCGGCAGCAACGAAAACACCAACGGTCTCCTACGCCAGTACTTCCCCCGCTCCAGCACCGACTTCCGCACCTGGTCCCAGGACGACCTCGACGCCGTCGCCCGCGAACTCAACGGACGACCACGCCAAACCCTCGACTGGCAGAATCCAGCCGAGGTACTCCACAAGCACCTGGTTGCAACCGCCGCTTGA
- a CDS encoding L-serine ammonia-lyase, whose translation MISVFDLFSVGIGPSSSHTVGPMRAARTFVAGLKADGLLTETARVQAELFGSLGATGHGHGSDRAVLLGLAGESPETVDTDTVGPRVERIRAERRISLLGAHEIDFDPDRDLTLHRRRSLPYHPNGMTFVAFDAAGEQVRARSYYSVGGGFVVDEAAAGADRIKPDSTRVRYPFLTGAQLLEVTTRTGLSISEVMLANERSWRSEAEIRAGLLEIWRVMQECVQRGCERDGVLPGGLKVRRRAAELRRGLEADAGTADPLHVMDWVTLFALAVNEENAAGGRVVTAPTNGAAGIIPAVLHYYSRFVEKADDDGVVRFLLAAGAIGVLFKENASISGAEVGCQGEVGSACSMAAAGLAEALGGTPEQVENAAEIGMEHNLGLTCDPVGGLVQIPCIERNAVASIKAITAARLALRGDGVHKVSLDKVIKTMRETGADMKVKYKETARGGLAVNVIEC comes from the coding sequence ATGATCAGTGTTTTCGACCTCTTCAGCGTCGGCATCGGGCCGTCCAGCTCGCACACCGTCGGGCCGATGCGGGCCGCCCGTACGTTCGTGGCCGGGCTCAAGGCCGACGGGCTGCTCACCGAGACGGCGCGGGTGCAGGCCGAGCTGTTCGGTTCGCTGGGCGCCACCGGGCACGGGCACGGCAGCGACCGGGCGGTGCTGCTGGGTCTGGCCGGTGAGTCGCCGGAGACCGTCGACACCGACACCGTCGGTCCTCGCGTCGAGCGGATCCGCGCCGAGCGGCGGATCAGTCTGCTGGGCGCGCACGAGATCGACTTCGACCCGGACCGGGACCTGACGTTGCACCGTCGCCGATCGCTGCCGTACCACCCGAATGGGATGACCTTCGTGGCCTTCGACGCGGCCGGGGAGCAGGTCAGGGCGCGGAGCTACTACTCCGTCGGCGGCGGCTTCGTGGTGGACGAGGCGGCGGCGGGGGCGGACCGGATCAAGCCGGACAGCACGCGGGTGCGGTACCCGTTCCTGACCGGGGCGCAGCTGCTGGAGGTGACCACCCGCACCGGGCTGTCGATCAGCGAGGTGATGCTCGCCAACGAGCGCTCGTGGCGAAGCGAGGCGGAGATCCGGGCGGGTCTGCTGGAGATCTGGCGGGTGATGCAGGAGTGCGTGCAGCGCGGCTGCGAGCGGGACGGCGTACTCCCTGGGGGGTTGAAGGTTCGGCGGCGCGCGGCGGAGCTGCGGCGCGGCCTGGAGGCGGACGCCGGGACGGCGGATCCGCTGCACGTGATGGACTGGGTGACGCTTTTCGCGCTCGCGGTGAACGAGGAGAACGCGGCAGGCGGTCGGGTGGTGACCGCGCCGACGAACGGCGCGGCGGGGATCATCCCGGCGGTGCTGCACTACTACAGCCGCTTCGTCGAGAAGGCCGATGACGACGGCGTGGTGCGGTTCCTGTTGGCGGCCGGCGCGATCGGTGTGCTGTTCAAGGAGAACGCGTCGATCTCCGGCGCGGAGGTCGGCTGTCAGGGTGAGGTCGGCTCGGCGTGCTCGATGGCGGCGGCGGGGCTGGCCGAGGCGCTCGGTGGCACCCCCGAGCAGGTGGAGAACGCCGCCGAGATCGGGATGGAGCACAACCTCGGCCTGACCTGTGACCCGGTGGGTGGCCTGGTGCAGATCCCCTGCATCGAGCGGAACGCGGTGGCTAGCATCAAGGCGATCACGGCCGCCCGGCTGGCCCTGCGCGGCGACGGTGTGCACAAGGTGTCGTTGGACAAGGTCATCAAGACCATGCGGGAGACGGGCGCCGACATGAAGGTCAAGTACAAGGAGACGGCGCGTGGCGGTCTGGCCGTCAACGTGATCGAGTGCTGA
- a CDS encoding ABC transporter permease translates to MTSGVAALWSHRNSLRILVRRDLAVKYQQSVLGYFWSLIEPLGMGAIYWFVFGVLYSRDTGRHLGEAAGSYPLFLITGIFAWMWASSALSEATNALTGQSRLITTMNVPRQVFPIGRVTGRFAEYAAGLPILIAIAVIYAAHGRIHPGWSLLALPLAVAVQAVLLVGLALLLSAWNVLMRDVERFLRLIIRVLFYATPIIYPLSLVRESGLPGWLKVVYELNPLVGIFQLHHAIWYPDEFPDARLLATTVVGSLLVLAAGWWSFRRLEPAVLKEL, encoded by the coding sequence GTGACCTCTGGCGTCGCGGCCCTGTGGTCGCACCGAAACTCGCTGCGCATCCTGGTCAGGCGGGACCTGGCGGTGAAGTACCAGCAGTCGGTGCTGGGCTACTTCTGGTCGTTGATCGAGCCGCTCGGCATGGGCGCCATCTACTGGTTCGTCTTCGGGGTGCTCTACTCCCGCGACACCGGCCGGCACCTCGGCGAGGCGGCCGGATCGTACCCGCTGTTCCTGATCACCGGGATCTTCGCCTGGATGTGGGCCAGTTCGGCGCTGAGTGAGGCCACAAACGCGCTTACCGGCCAGTCCCGGCTGATCACCACGATGAACGTGCCGCGGCAGGTCTTCCCGATCGGCCGGGTCACCGGTCGGTTCGCCGAGTACGCGGCCGGCCTGCCGATCCTGATCGCCATCGCGGTGATCTACGCGGCGCACGGCCGGATTCACCCCGGCTGGTCGCTGCTCGCCCTGCCGCTCGCGGTGGCGGTGCAGGCGGTGCTGCTTGTCGGGCTGGCCCTGCTGCTGTCCGCGTGGAACGTGCTGATGCGCGACGTGGAGCGGTTCCTGCGGTTGATCATCCGGGTGCTGTTCTACGCCACGCCGATCATCTATCCGCTCAGCCTGGTCCGGGAGTCCGGACTGCCGGGGTGGCTGAAGGTGGTGTACGAGCTGAACCCGCTGGTCGGGATCTTCCAACTGCACCACGCGATCTGGTACCCGGACGAGTTCCCGGACGCCCGGCTGCTCGCCACCACCGTCGTCGGCAGCCTGCTGGTGCTGGCCGCCGGCTGGTGGTCGTTCCGCCGGTTGGAACCCGCAGTGCTCAAGGAACTCTGA
- a CDS encoding ABC transporter ATP-binding protein: protein MAAPIIEADGLGIRFVRNRRRQLRLRELFIHRGGRGALPGQFWPLRDVSFTVEPGETVGVIGRNGTGKSTLLRLIAGVLIPDEGDIRVHGAVAPLLELSAGFSNDLTGRENLHLVGGLHGLSASYLKRHFDEIVEFAGEQVERAIDTSVRHYSSGMKVRLGFAIISHLPHPILLMDEVTAVGDAEFRKKCYATIDRLLGEGRTLVLVSHNEKDLTRFCRRGLYLDAGRLTLDGTIAEALDAYHAAVPR, encoded by the coding sequence GTGGCCGCGCCGATCATCGAGGCGGACGGCCTGGGCATCCGGTTCGTCCGCAACCGTCGCCGCCAACTGCGGCTGCGCGAGCTGTTCATCCACCGGGGCGGGCGCGGCGCCCTGCCCGGCCAGTTCTGGCCGCTGCGCGACGTGTCGTTCACAGTCGAGCCGGGCGAGACCGTCGGGGTGATCGGCCGCAACGGCACCGGCAAGAGCACCCTGCTGCGGCTGATCGCCGGGGTGCTCATCCCGGACGAGGGCGACATCCGGGTGCACGGCGCGGTGGCGCCGTTGCTTGAGTTGTCCGCCGGTTTCTCCAACGACCTGACCGGGCGGGAGAACCTGCACCTGGTCGGTGGACTGCACGGGCTGTCGGCGAGCTACCTGAAGCGGCACTTCGACGAGATCGTCGAGTTCGCCGGTGAGCAGGTGGAACGGGCCATCGACACGTCGGTGCGGCACTACTCGTCGGGGATGAAGGTGCGGCTCGGCTTCGCGATCATCTCGCACCTGCCGCACCCGATCCTGCTGATGGACGAGGTGACCGCGGTCGGGGACGCGGAGTTCCGCAAGAAGTGTTACGCGACGATTGATCGTCTGCTCGGGGAGGGGCGCACGCTCGTGCTGGTGTCACACAACGAAAAGGACCTGACCCGGTTCTGCCGTCGGGGGTTGTACCTCGACGCGGGCCGGTTGACGCTCGACGGCACCATCGCCGAGGCGCTCGACGCGTACCACGCCGCGGTTCCGCGGTGA